The DNA segment ACAGCCAGGCGCGGTCCCCCTCGGCGAGGCAGAGCACGTTCTTGAGGTCGCCGCCGGCGGCGAGCGCGGGGCGTACCGGCACCGGGAGGCGGACGGGCATCGGCGCGTGCCCGCGCGAGCGGCGGATGAACAGCGGCTCGCCGTCGCTGATCCGGACCACGGAGTCGTCGCACGGGATCCGGATCGGCCGGTCGTGGGTGAGCCAGGCGTCGGCCAGGTGCGCCAGGCGCCGTACGGCGTCCTCGTCGTCGGTGACGATCGGCTCGCCCGCGACGTTGCCGCTGGTCATGACGAGCAGCCGGGGGCCCCGGGGGTCGCCGGGCAGCCCGAGCAGCAGGTGGTGGAGCGGGGTGTAGGGCAGCATCACGCCCAGGTCGGGGCTGCCGGGGGCGACGGCGCCGGACAGCACCGGCGCGTCCGGGGCCGGCGCGGGGCCCCGGTGGCGGCGCAGCAGCACGATGGGGCGCACCGGCCCCGTGAGCAGGGCGCGCTCCTCGGGCCGTACGCGCACCAGGTGCTCGACGTCCGCGAGTTGACGGGCCATCAGGGCGAAGGGTTTGTCGCCGCGGTTCTTCCGGGCGCGCAGCAGGGCGACGGCGGTGTCGTCGGAGGCGTCGCAGACGAGGTGGTAGCCGCCGAGGCCCTTGACCGCGACGATCGCGCCCTCGGCGAGCAGCCGTCGGGTGGCGGCGACCGGGTCGGTGCCGGGGGCGGGGCGCGGGGGGCGGGTGGGGTCGGCGGGGTCCGCGGTCAGCAGCCGCAGGCGGGGGCCGCAGTCGTGGCAGGAGATGGGCTGGGCGTGGAAGCGCCGGTCGGCCGGGTCCGCGTACTCCCGCGCGCAGCGGGGGCACATCGGGAAGCGGTCCATGGTCGTCTGCGCCCGGTCGTAGGGCAGGGCGGTGACGATGGTGAAGCGCGGCCCGCAGTGGGTGCAGGTGAGGAAGGGGTGGCGATAGCGGCGGTCGGCCGGGTCGGTCAGCTCGGCGAGGCAGGCGTCGCACGTGGCGGCGTCCGGGGAGACCAGGGTGCGGGGGAGGCCGTCGGCGCGCGAGGGGAGGATGCGGAACCCGGTGTCGCCCCGCACCGCGACGTCCTCGGCGTCGACCGTCTCGACCACGGCCAGCGGTGGCGCGTCGGCGCCGATCCGGCGGCCGAACAGGTCGAGCGCGGCGACGGCGCCCTCGACCTCGGCGACGACGCCCTCGCCGGTGTTGGTCACATGGCCCGTCAGGCCCAGTTCCGTGGCGAGGGTGTGGACGAACGGGCGGAAGCCGACGCCCTGGACGACACCGCGCACGGTGATCCGGCGGCGTGCGGCGGCTGTCGCGGGGGCCGTCACGAGCCCCCCGCCGGCCTGCCCTGTGGTCATGAGCGACTCGACGCCACGGTGCCGGAGCCGGTGGTGTGCGCGGGGCCGCCGTCCTGGGCCCGCGGGGCGTGTGTGTGGTCCGGGTGGTGGGAGTGGCCCTCGCCGTGGAGGTGGCACTCGTCGCGCGGCTGGCCGTCGTCGGCGTCATGGACGTGATGGGACTTGCGGGTCATCACGGGGATGTGCACCGGCGCCCCGTCGCGGGCGGCCAGCGCCCGGTCCACCAGCACGCCGTCCCCTTCGCCGCGGCGCGCCGAGGTCAGCACCACCTCGACGCCGGGGTTGATGCGTTCGACGTTGGCGCGGAACTCCGCCTCGTCGAAGGCGACCGCCTCGGCGATGTCGGTCTTGGTGACCACGACCAGGTGGGCCAGCCCGAAGGCGGTGGGGTACTTCAGCGGCTTGTCCTCGCCCTCGGTCACCGACGCCAGCACGATGCGCAGCGTCTCCCCCAGGTCGTAGGAGGCCGGGCAGACCAGATTGCCGACGTTCTCGATGAACAGCAGCCGGGTTTCGGCGGGGAGCCAGCCGTGCAGGTGCCCGCCCAGCATCTCGGCCTCCAGGTGGCACAGGCCGTCGGTGAGCACCTGTTTGACGGGCACTCCGGAGCGGGCCAGCCGGACGGCGTCGTTCTCGGTGGCGAGGTCGGCAGTGAGCGCCGCGACCGGGATGTCCCGGCTGCGGGCCAGGGTCAGTTCCCGCTCCAGCAGGGCGGTCTTGCCGCTGCCGGGGCTGGAGAGCAGGTTGACGACCGCGGTGCCCCGCGCGGCGAGATCCTCGCGCAGGGTGTGGGCGCAGGCGTCGTTCTTGGCAAGGACCGCCTGTTGCAGGTCGACGACACGGCACATGGTTCAGCGCTCCTCAGGAATCGGGACGTGTACCGGGGCGTCGTTCCAGCACACTCGGACGATCTGCAGTTCCCGGCCGGACAGCAGCTCGGTGCTCGCCCCGCCGCATCCGGGGCAGCTGAGCCGCGGCGGCATGCCCACCGGCCAGGTCTGTGCGCAGGGGCCGCAGCGGGCGCGGGCCACGACGGGTTCGGTGATGAGTTCCGCGCCCTCCAACACCGTTCCCGCGCAGGCGAGTTCGAAGGAGAAGGCCAGCGCGTCCGGGACCACCCCGGCCAGTTCGCCGACCTGGAGCCGGACGCTGTTGACGGTGGTGGCCCCGGTGGGCCGGTCCGCGCTTTCGACCTGCTCCACGACCGCGAGCGCGATGGACATCTCGTGCATCGGTCCCTCTCTGGTGCGGGCACGGCCGTGGCACGGCCGGGTACCGCTCGGCATCATTAGACGGCGCGCCCGCAGGGCGGCCGCGGTGCCTCGCCGGGGCGGCGCGGTGGCGTACACCGTTCGGTGCAGCGCCCCCGGCTCACATGGAACGGATCCGCATATAGCGTTTGACGTCGGGCAGCACGGACCTGACGGCGACGGCGAGCGCGGCGGCGAGCGCCCCGCCCAGAGCGAGCTTCAGCATGGTGTCGTGTTCCTCTCATCGCTGGTGTGCGGTCCGGCGGCGGCCGGTGCCGGCTCCGCCGCGCCGACCAGCCGCAGGACCAGCCCCACGGCCTCGTCGACCGCGGCGGCGACCGGTTCGCTGAGCCCGATGCCTTCGGCGACATCGGCGGGTTCGCAGCCGACGACCAGGACCCGCTGCGGGCGTCGGCCGTCGGTGCCCGCGCTGAGCGTGTCGAGCAGCGCGAGCACGGTGTCGGGGGTCATGTGGTGGCCGTCGAGCGCGGTGTCCCGGGACGGGGCGCCGGCCGGGGCGGTGGCGTCGAGGAGGTAGACGGTGCCGGGTTCGCCGCCGCGCGCGGAGGCGTCCACCAGGAGCACCGTGTGGTAGCCGTCGAGCATCTGGTAGGCGAGGTGGACCCCGCGTACGCCGATGTCGACGACCTCCACGCCGTCGCGCATCGGGTGCTCGCCCAGGCGGCGCACGACCTCGACGCCGAAGCCGTCGTCGCCGAGGAAGATGTTGCCGACGCCGGCGATCAGCGTCCTCGCGGGCGGCCCGGCGACGGGTGCTTCGGCGTTCACGCGTCCTCCAGGGGAGCGATCTCATCGGGTTGGAAGTACAGGAACCGGCCCTGCTCGCGCCGGATGTCGACGCCCGGGTCGCCCTCCACGGTCACCGCGAGGTGCACCCCGCCGTCGACGTCGTGCAGGACGGCCTCGACATGGGCGGTGCGGCCCTGGAGGAAGAGGTCCTGGGCGTCGGTGCGGCGCAGGCCGGGACGCAGCAGCACCCGGCTGCCGGCGCCGACCGACCGGCCGTCGACGGTGATCCGGTCGCGTACGGGATCGACGCTGCGGTCGCTCTCCGGGTCCCACCAGGGGGTGTCCGGGCGCAGGCCCGGCACGTCGGGGGTCAGGTCGTCGGGTGCGGCCGGGCCGGGCCCGGTGACCTCGCGCAGGGACCGTACGGCGCCGTGCAGCCGCTCCAGCACCTCGGGCGGCATGGTGTCGGCGAGCTCGATGACCTCGGCGGCGCGGGGGTCGGTGCCGCGGGCCTCGCGCTTCTCCTGGTCGGTGAGGGCCGCGGTGCGCAGGGCGAGGATCTCGTCGATCTCCAGGGCGTCGTAGAGGGCGCCGGGGCTCTCGGGGGCGATGGCCGGGTGGTCCTCCAGGATGATCGGGGAGGACAGGACGACATCGGCGCGGCCCGCGTCGCCGGCCAGCACCGGCCAGGCGTGCTCGTTGCGGCAGTCCGCGACCGCTCCCCTGGCCCACTCCGGCGGGTCGGTCATGGACACGAACGAGCCCGCGCTCAGGCCGAGGAAGAGGTGGGCGCCGACCAGCGAGTGGGGCAGTGCCGCGTCACGGTCGGCGCCGGAGCCGTCGGGTTCCCAGCCGCTGGTGTTCTCGACGGTCGCGGTCAGCCGCAGCGCCGCGTACGGACCGTCGAGTTCGCTCGCGGTCAGCCGCACGCGTCCGTGGAGTTCCGCGCGGCGGCGCACCAGCCGGCCGACGAGCTGCCCGCCGGCGTCGTGCACCGCCTCGGTCTCCTCCCCGGCGGGCCGGGTGAACGGGACGGTGACGCCCTCGCCGGTCAGCCGGGACACCTCGGCGTCGAGCGTGACGCGCTCCTCGACGCCCTCGTCCCAGGGGACCAGCACCCGGTCGGGCAGTTCGAGTTCCCCGACGGTCTCGAACGCGCCGTCGGTGCCGGCGCGTTGGACGGTGCGCCGCTGGGCGTGCAGGAACCGCAGCTCGGCCGTGAGCCGGGCCCCCGACCTGGGTTCCATGAGGCATTCGGTGCGCTGGACGGAGTGCTCCGCGCCGCGGGCGCCCCAGCGGGGCGGTACCAGGACGCCGAACTGCCAGCGGAGTCTGTTCTTGGCGGCGGAGGCGCGGTACGGGTAGAGCACATAGCCCTCGAACAGCACGGCGTCCGCCACCTGGCGGGCGGTGGCGAAGCGGTCCGCCGTGTCGTCGGGCCGGACGCTGGTCGTCACGGCGCGGTCCTTTCGCTGACGGGGTGGGCGGCGGGGCGCGCGGCGACGCCGGGGAAGAGCCGGGCGCGCGGTGCGGGCGGCCCGCCGTCCCCGGCGGCGTCCAGCAGCGAGGCGACGGTCGCCTGCCAGGAGGGCAGGGCGTGCCGTGAGCGGTAGGCGAGCAGCGCGTCGAGGGTCTCGCGGGGCAGCCGGAGCCAGCCGCAGCCGGGGAAGTGCGTCTCGGTCATCTCCTGCCAGACGGACACCGGCATCCGCACGGACGCCTCCTTGTTCCAGGGCACCGGCTCGACGTGGAAGCCGCCGGTGCCGGCGAACACCGTGCCGGAGAACAGCAGCAGCAGCGGGACCTCGCCGTCGCGCAGGGCGTGGAAGTAGCGTCCGGCCGCGACGTCCAGGTCGTAGCTGCACGGGACCGGCAGGTCCACCTCGGTCTCGCCGGTGAAGCCGGGGACGACCAGGGAGACCTGGGCGAACTGCAGGGGCTGCAGGGTGCTGCCCCAGCGCGACCGCTCGCCGAAGAGGTCGGCGAGCGCCTCGGCCTCGTCGGTGCGGTAGCCGCGCCGGCCCGGTTCGATGCGCAACTGGCAGCGCAGCGCGACGGCGTGCACCCGGTCGCCTCCGGCGGCGGTCAGGCGCAGCCGGAAGAGCAGGGTGGGGGCCGCGGCGTAGCGGTCGGCGCGGACGCCGGTGCAGGCGAAGGACAGCTCGGTCACGGCCGGTCGTCCTCCCTCGGCTCCCGGGCCCGGCGGGCGACCTTGGCGAAGAACTCGGTGACCGCGGCGCGTGCCTCGGCCCCGCCGTCGAAGCCCTGCCACAACAGGCGCATCCGGCCGACGAGTTCGTAGCAGATGTCGACGGGCACCAGGTAGCAGTCGATCCGGCCCTCGGAGCGGCGCAGCAGCAGCGCCTCCACGTCGGGCCGCAGCAGACCGGCCAGCCGGCTGGCGTCGAGCACGGTCTGCCACGTCGAGGGGTCGAGTTCGCTCTCGGTGGCGCCGGCCGGGCTGGGGTAGAGCGCGACCAGCCGGTCGAGGTCGGCGTGGCGCAGGAAGAAGACCACGCCGACGGGGATCTGCAGGAGGTTCCAGGCCGCGTCGTCGAGGGCGTGGCCGGGGTCGACGAGGTAGCGGTCGGGGACGGTACGGAACTGTCCGCCGCCGGCGCCGGGCTGCTCGAAGAGCAGCGCGCAGGGGGTGCAGGCGCAGGCCAGCGCGCGGCGTTCGGTGTTGACCAGGTGGCGGTGGTTGTGTTCGGCGAGCACCACGCCGCACAGTTCGCAGCGTTCGGGGGCGGGCGGCGCCGGGGTGCGGAAACGGCGCAGGCCGCGGTGGGCGCTCGACGGTCCGAGCCGCGGGGGCACCGTCAGCCGGCCGCTCACGACGCGGGGTGGGCGGTCGGCGGCCGGCGGGAGATCTGCAGCAGCGCCGGTTCGGCCGTGGCCCCCGCCGCCTCCCACCGCACCGAGGCCACATCGGGCGCGAAACAGGACACGGCGGCCTCGACGGCCTGCTGCGCCTGCTGGTTGGTGCTCGGGCAGCCGCAGCCTCCGGTGTCCCCGGCGCGCAGCCGCAGCGCCCCGCTGTCCGCGTCGAACTCCACGATGTCCGCGGGGTGTTGGCGGCGGACGCTGTCCAGGGCGCGGCCGATGCGCGTCACGGTGTCCTCGGGGTGCAGGTCGTGCAGCACCAGGAGGCTGGTCACCAGCTCGTCGCGCAGCAGCGCCGCCCGGGGGCCGTCGTCGCCGGTGGTGCTGCCCATGAGGTGCATGATCCGGGCGAGTCCCGCGCCGTAGAAGTCCATCAGGACCCGGACGAGTTCCTCGGCGGCGGCGCCGGCCTCGCGGTCGCGCTGCGCGAGGCGGTCCAGCACCTCTTCGACGCGCCGCCCGGTCGTCTCCGCGTTCACGGTGCCCTGGGCCGCGGCGCCCTGGGGGACGCCGGCCCGGGGTGCGGCGGCCGGTGCCGTGGTGCCCCGGGCGCTCATCCGGACAGTCCGCTCAGGCCGGTGGGCACGTGCATCTTCTGCACGGACCTGCCGTCCCCGACGTACATGTGGACGCCGCAGGGCAGGCACGGGTCGAAGCTGCGCACCGCGCGCATGATGTCGATGCCCTTGAAGTTCTCCGGGGTGTTCTCCTCGAAGATCGGGGTGTTCTGCACGGCGTCCTCGTACGGTCCGGGGGTGCCGTAGGTGTCACGGGTGCTGGCGTTCCACGGGGTGGGCGGGTACGGGTGGTAGTTGGCGATCTTCCCGTCCCGGATGACCATGTGGTGCGAGAGCACGCCGCGCACCGCCTCGGTGAAGCCGCAGCCGATGGACTCGTCGGGGACCTCGAACTTCTCCCAGGTCTGGGTGCGCCCGGCCCGGACCTCTTCGAGCCCCTGCTCGGCGAAGTGCAGTGCCATGGCCGCCGTGTACGCCTGGAAGTAGGTGCGGGCGCGGTTGCGCTCCAGGGCGTTGCTCCACTTCGGGATCTTCCATTCGAAGCGGGCCTCGGGCTTGGTCATGCTGCGCGGGAGGTCGATGGTGACGCTGTGGCCGGTGGCCTTGACGTACGGGGTGTCGACGAGCCCGGACAGCGCGGTGGACCACAGCCGGGCGATCGGGCCGCCGCCGGTGTCCAGCGCCAGGTGCTCCTTGCCGTCGAACCAGCGCGGGGACATCACCCAGCTGTACTTGTCGTTGAAGTCGCGCTTCTGCGGGGCGGGGATGGTGTGCTGGTTCCACGGGTGGCGCGGGTCGACGGGGTTGCCGAGCGGATCGTGGGTGACGAACTGCTCCTGGCCCTCCCAGTCCTGGTAATAGGAGCTGCCGAGCAGGATCCGGATGCCGAGGTTGATTTCGGTGAGGTCGTTGGTGACCAGCTTGCCGTCGACGATGACGCCGGGGGTGACGAACATCTTCCGTCCCCAGTCCGTCATGTTGCGGTAGGTGAAGTCGCAGTGCTCGGGGTCGTTCAGCGCGCCCCAGCAGCCCAGCAGCACCCGCCGCCGGCCGACCTCCTCGTATCCGGGCAGCGCCTCGTAGAAGAAGTCGAACAGGTCGTCGTGGAGCGGGACCACGCGCTTCATGAACTCGACGTAGCGCATCAGCCGGCTGAGGTAGTCGGTGAAGAGCTGGACGCTGGCGATGGTGCCGACGCCGCCCGGGTAGAGCGTGGAGGGGTGCACATGGCGGCCCTCCATGAGGCAGAACATCTCCCGGGTGTAGCGGCTGACCTGGAGCGCCTCGCGGTAGAACTCGCCCTCCAGGGGGTTGAGGGAGCTCATGATGTCGGCGATGGTGCGGTAGCCGTGCTCGGCCGCGTGCGGGGCCTCGGTGCGCTGGGCGAGTTCCCAGACGCCGGGGTTGGTCTCGCGGACCATCTTTTCGCAGTAGTCGACGCCGACCAGGTTCTCCTGGAAGATGTTGTGGTCGAACATGTACTCGGCGGACTCGCCGAGGTTGATGATCCACTCCCCCAGGTGCGGGGGCTTCACCCCGTAGGCCATGTTCTGCGTGTAGACGGAGCAGGTGGCGTGGTTGTCACCGCAGATGCCGCAGATCCGGCTGGTGATGAAGTGCGCGTCGCGCGGGTCCTTGCCGCGCATGAAGACGCTGTAGCCGCGGAAGACGGAGGAGGTGCTGTAGCACTCCGCCACCCGCTTCTGCTTGAAGTCGATCTTCGTGTGGATGCCGAGGCTGCCCACGATCCGGGTGATCGGATCCCAGGACATCTCCGTCAGACCGCTGCCGTCACCGGCCGCCTTCGTCTTCGGTGCCATCGTGAGTGCCGTGCCCTTTCGTTGCGCGCGGAGGTGGGGTCGAACGGAGGTGCCGAGGAGCCGGACGGCTACGGACGGGGTGTGTTCACCACGGTTTGCGGTAGCCGGTGGTCAGTTGGTCGCCGCGATGCCGCCACTTGGGCTCGTGGTCGACGGTCTTGGCCGTGATGCCGCGCAGTCGGCGGACGACGCTGCCGTACGCGGCGCTCGCGGCGCTGGAGACCTTGCCGCCGGGCGGCTCGTCCATGAACGGCATGAACTTGTCGGGGAAGCCGGGCATGGTGCAGGCGATGCAGATACCGCCGACGTTCGGACAGCCGCCGATGCCGTCCATCCAGCCCCGCTTGGGCACGTTGCATTTGACCACGGGACCCCAGCATCCGAGCTTCACCGAGCACTTGGGCGAGTCGTAGGTGGTCGCGAACTGGCCCTGCTCGTAGTAGCCGGCCCGGTCGCAGCCCTCGTGCACGGTCGACCCGAAGAGCCAGGTGGGGCGCAGCTGGTCGTCCAGCGGAATCATCGGGGCCGAGCCCACCGCCTGGTAGAGCAGATAGGTGAGCGTCTCGGAGAAGTTGTCCGGCTGGATCGGGCAGCCGGGCACGCAGACGATCGGGATGCCGGCCTTGGAGGTCCAGTCCCAGCCCAGGTAGTCGGGCACGCCCATGGCTCCGGTCGGGTTGCCCGCCATCGCGTGGATGCCGCCGTACGTGGCGCAGGTACCGATCGCGACCACGGCGAGCGCCTTGGGGGCGAGCCGGTCGATCCACTCGCTG comes from the Streptomyces angustmyceticus genome and includes:
- the hypF gene encoding carbamoyltransferase HypF produces the protein MTTGQAGGGLVTAPATAAARRRITVRGVVQGVGFRPFVHTLATELGLTGHVTNTGEGVVAEVEGAVAALDLFGRRIGADAPPLAVVETVDAEDVAVRGDTGFRILPSRADGLPRTLVSPDAATCDACLAELTDPADRRYRHPFLTCTHCGPRFTIVTALPYDRAQTTMDRFPMCPRCAREYADPADRRFHAQPISCHDCGPRLRLLTADPADPTRPPRPAPGTDPVAATRRLLAEGAIVAVKGLGGYHLVCDASDDTAVALLRARKNRGDKPFALMARQLADVEHLVRVRPEERALLTGPVRPIVLLRRHRGPAPAPDAPVLSGAVAPGSPDLGVMLPYTPLHHLLLGLPGDPRGPRLLVMTSGNVAGEPIVTDDEDAVRRLAHLADAWLTHDRPIRIPCDDSVVRISDGEPLFIRRSRGHAPMPVRLPVPVRPALAAGGDLKNVLCLAEGDRAWLSAHIGDMDDLATQLAFEEAQAHLETVTGVRPQLLAADRHPGYRSGQWAQRHTDGRPLVRVQHHHAHVASAMAEHGLPDGHPVIGVAFDGTGYGDDHAVWGGEILLADYDGYRRFGQLAYVPLPGGDTTVRRPYRMALTHLRAAGLDWAADLPPVAACPPQERRLLARQLERHLNCVPTSSMGRLFDAVSSLAGICHHAGYEAQAAVALEAAALTAGEDHGPGYAFALRAAPAGTTGADTVADPAPVLTAVVADLRAGTAPALIAARFHTAVADLVRRCCALARARAGLTTVALTGGVFANTLLAEATARLLRQDGFTVLRHRRVPPNDGGLALGQIVVAARTAGAAAR
- the hypB gene encoding hydrogenase nickel incorporation protein HypB, encoding MCRVVDLQQAVLAKNDACAHTLREDLAARGTAVVNLLSSPGSGKTALLERELTLARSRDIPVAALTADLATENDAVRLARSGVPVKQVLTDGLCHLEAEMLGGHLHGWLPAETRLLFIENVGNLVCPASYDLGETLRIVLASVTEGEDKPLKYPTAFGLAHLVVVTKTDIAEAVAFDEAEFRANVERINPGVEVVLTSARRGEGDGVLVDRALAARDGAPVHIPVMTRKSHHVHDADDGQPRDECHLHGEGHSHHPDHTHAPRAQDGGPAHTTGSGTVASSRS
- a CDS encoding hydrogenase maturation nickel metallochaperone HypA/HybF, coding for MHEMSIALAVVEQVESADRPTGATTVNSVRLQVGELAGVVPDALAFSFELACAGTVLEGAELITEPVVARARCGPCAQTWPVGMPPRLSCPGCGGASTELLSGRELQIVRVCWNDAPVHVPIPEER
- a CDS encoding DUF6893 family small protein, whose translation is MLKLALGGALAAALAVAVRSVLPDVKRYMRIRSM
- a CDS encoding hydrogenase maturation protease, translating into MNAEAPVAGPPARTLIAGVGNIFLGDDGFGVEVVRRLGEHPMRDGVEVVDIGVRGVHLAYQMLDGYHTVLLVDASARGGEPGTVYLLDATAPAGAPSRDTALDGHHMTPDTVLALLDTLSAGTDGRRPQRVLVVGCEPADVAEGIGLSEPVAAAVDEAVGLVLRLVGAAEPAPAAAGPHTSDERNTTPC
- a CDS encoding DUF6084 family protein gives rise to the protein MTELSFACTGVRADRYAAAPTLLFRLRLTAAGGDRVHAVALRCQLRIEPGRRGYRTDEAEALADLFGERSRWGSTLQPLQFAQVSLVVPGFTGETEVDLPVPCSYDLDVAAGRYFHALRDGEVPLLLLFSGTVFAGTGGFHVEPVPWNKEASVRMPVSVWQEMTETHFPGCGWLRLPRETLDALLAYRSRHALPSWQATVASLLDAAGDGGPPAPRARLFPGVAARPAAHPVSERTAP
- a CDS encoding DUF5947 family protein, with the protein product MSGRLTVPPRLGPSSAHRGLRRFRTPAPPAPERCELCGVVLAEHNHRHLVNTERRALACACTPCALLFEQPGAGGGQFRTVPDRYLVDPGHALDDAAWNLLQIPVGVVFFLRHADLDRLVALYPSPAGATESELDPSTWQTVLDASRLAGLLRPDVEALLLRRSEGRIDCYLVPVDICYELVGRMRLLWQGFDGGAEARAAVTEFFAKVARRAREPREDDRP
- a CDS encoding nickel-dependent hydrogenase large subunit; translated protein: MAPKTKAAGDGSGLTEMSWDPITRIVGSLGIHTKIDFKQKRVAECYSTSSVFRGYSVFMRGKDPRDAHFITSRICGICGDNHATCSVYTQNMAYGVKPPHLGEWIINLGESAEYMFDHNIFQENLVGVDYCEKMVRETNPGVWELAQRTEAPHAAEHGYRTIADIMSSLNPLEGEFYREALQVSRYTREMFCLMEGRHVHPSTLYPGGVGTIASVQLFTDYLSRLMRYVEFMKRVVPLHDDLFDFFYEALPGYEEVGRRRVLLGCWGALNDPEHCDFTYRNMTDWGRKMFVTPGVIVDGKLVTNDLTEINLGIRILLGSSYYQDWEGQEQFVTHDPLGNPVDPRHPWNQHTIPAPQKRDFNDKYSWVMSPRWFDGKEHLALDTGGGPIARLWSTALSGLVDTPYVKATGHSVTIDLPRSMTKPEARFEWKIPKWSNALERNRARTYFQAYTAAMALHFAEQGLEEVRAGRTQTWEKFEVPDESIGCGFTEAVRGVLSHHMVIRDGKIANYHPYPPTPWNASTRDTYGTPGPYEDAVQNTPIFEENTPENFKGIDIMRAVRSFDPCLPCGVHMYVGDGRSVQKMHVPTGLSGLSG
- a CDS encoding NADH-quinone oxidoreductase subunit B family protein, with translation MSAASSVAAQAAANGKPSAEDESPIHILWINAGLSCDGDSVSLTAATQPSIEEIALSVLPGLPKIAVHWPLIDFECGPVQGADAFIEWFFKGERGEIDPFVLVIEGSIPNESIKPEGYWCGFGDDPETGQPITTSEWIDRLAPKALAVVAIGTCATYGGIHAMAGNPTGAMGVPDYLGWDWTSKAGIPIVCVPGCPIQPDNFSETLTYLLYQAVGSAPMIPLDDQLRPTWLFGSTVHEGCDRAGYYEQGQFATTYDSPKCSVKLGCWGPVVKCNVPKRGWMDGIGGCPNVGGICIACTMPGFPDKFMPFMDEPPGGKVSSAASAAYGSVVRRLRGITAKTVDHEPKWRHRGDQLTTGYRKPW